A window of Natrinema versiforme contains these coding sequences:
- a CDS encoding DUF354 domain-containing protein, which translates to MRILVLANTPAHVHLYRHAVDRLERAGHDVLVLTREYACTTDLLDYFDMPYRVYGDHETEGYSRLGFARELGGQFLTIGTEAVRFDPDVIFGRGPYAAYAGTLSRTPVVLVLDDEPGDFNHTVSRPFADCILSPEVTRRDLGDAHYTFDGFKECAYLHPEVFEADSDVREYLDVEPDEPYVLVRFNALDALHDADLEGFRPEQRRDLIERLSEDATVFVSDEGGEMDLRDLPARSYDLHPALIHDAMAEASLLVADTGTMATEAALLGTPAFRYRGTDDHEYGEFRELERAGLAEQFDSYDAVCDRSLEILADDEANARWQEQRREYVGDLVNLTDLLVDVATSRGELERLERSTKRVLQPRSRSM; encoded by the coding sequence ATGCGGATCCTCGTCTTGGCGAATACGCCAGCACACGTCCACCTGTATCGACACGCCGTCGACCGCCTCGAGCGAGCGGGACACGACGTGCTCGTGCTGACCCGGGAGTACGCCTGTACGACCGACCTACTCGACTATTTCGACATGCCCTACCGAGTGTACGGTGACCACGAAACGGAGGGCTACTCGAGGCTCGGGTTCGCTCGCGAACTCGGCGGCCAGTTCCTCACCATCGGGACCGAAGCGGTCCGGTTCGATCCCGACGTGATCTTCGGTCGGGGCCCCTACGCGGCCTACGCCGGCACGCTCTCGCGGACGCCGGTCGTGCTCGTCCTCGACGACGAGCCGGGCGACTTCAACCACACCGTCTCGCGCCCCTTCGCCGACTGTATCCTCTCCCCGGAAGTCACCCGCCGCGATCTCGGCGACGCCCACTACACCTTCGACGGCTTCAAGGAGTGTGCCTATCTCCACCCCGAGGTCTTCGAGGCCGACAGCGACGTTCGGGAGTACCTCGACGTCGAACCCGACGAGCCGTACGTCCTCGTCCGATTCAACGCCCTCGACGCCCTCCACGACGCGGACCTCGAGGGGTTCCGCCCCGAACAGCGACGGGACCTGATCGAGCGTCTGAGCGAGGACGCGACGGTCTTCGTCTCCGACGAGGGCGGCGAGATGGACCTTCGGGACCTCCCCGCGCGGTCCTACGACCTCCATCCCGCGCTGATCCACGACGCCATGGCCGAGGCCTCGCTGCTGGTCGCCGACACCGGCACGATGGCCACCGAGGCCGCGCTGCTCGGCACGCCCGCCTTCCGCTATCGGGGCACCGACGACCACGAGTACGGCGAGTTCCGGGAACTCGAGCGCGCCGGGCTGGCCGAGCAGTTCGATTCGTACGACGCGGTCTGCGATCGCTCCCTCGAGATCCTCGCCGACGACGAGGCGAACGCTCGGTGGCAAGAACAGCGACGGGAGTACGTCGGCGACCTCGTGAACCTCACCGACCTGCTCGTCGACGTGGCCACGTCCCGCGGCGAACTCGAGCGCCTCGAGCGATCGACGAAGCGAGTGCTGCAACCGCGATCGCGGTCGATGTAG